In Microbacterium sp. SLBN-146, one genomic interval encodes:
- a CDS encoding helix-turn-helix domain-containing protein — MPLRSDWSGEYCPIRRSLDVLGDPWVLLIIRDALHGRGRFDSLRDNLGISEAVLSRRLSAMVEAGLLTQVDYRDGGRVRQGYAATEAATELLPVLQQLAIWGERHTPMPDGGGHMAMIHERCGNETKGAHTCSACGEELTADQMTWVKPWKETRDRLQPAGVLAEVN; from the coding sequence ATGCCACTTCGTTCCGATTGGTCCGGCGAGTACTGCCCGATCCGTCGCTCTCTCGACGTGCTCGGCGACCCGTGGGTCCTCCTGATCATTCGCGACGCGCTGCACGGTCGCGGAAGGTTCGATTCTCTGCGCGACAACCTCGGGATCTCGGAGGCCGTGCTCAGCAGGCGGCTGTCCGCAATGGTCGAGGCTGGCCTCCTCACTCAGGTCGACTACCGAGATGGCGGGCGTGTGCGCCAGGGCTACGCTGCGACGGAGGCGGCGACCGAGTTGCTGCCGGTGCTGCAACAGCTCGCGATCTGGGGTGAACGTCACACGCCGATGCCTGACGGCGGCGGTCACATGGCGATGATCCACGAGCGGTGCGGAAACGAGACCAAGGGTGCGCACACATGCAGCGCGTGCGGCGAAGAACTCACCGCAGACCAGATGACCTGGGTGAAGCCGTGGAAAGAGACCCGCGATCGACTCCAACCCGCGGGAGTTCTCGCCGAGGTCAACTGA
- a CDS encoding dihydrofolate reductase family protein encodes MRKLVYYVATTLDGFIAGPDGGDPSGQEYFPVTPDLVQFIIANYPETLPAPARQALGIDGPPLVFDTVVEGRSSYEIGLAGGLTNAYPHLRHIVFSRTMTTSPDPDVEVVGSDPADFLRELKSAPGKDIWLVGGGGKIAAALLAEIDQLVLKQNPSVIGSGVPLFDGPFAPHHFQPVDEILLDGDVRILTYNRRVQETGADG; translated from the coding sequence ATGCGCAAGCTCGTCTACTACGTCGCGACGACCCTCGACGGATTCATCGCCGGACCTGACGGTGGCGACCCGAGCGGGCAGGAGTACTTCCCGGTCACTCCCGATCTCGTCCAGTTCATCATCGCGAACTATCCGGAGACACTTCCCGCGCCCGCGCGGCAGGCGCTGGGCATCGACGGTCCTCCCCTGGTCTTCGACACCGTCGTCGAAGGGCGAAGCTCCTACGAGATCGGACTCGCCGGCGGGCTGACCAACGCCTATCCGCACCTTCGGCACATCGTCTTCTCCCGCACGATGACAACCAGCCCGGACCCCGACGTCGAGGTCGTCGGGTCCGACCCGGCTGACTTCCTGCGAGAACTCAAATCGGCACCGGGCAAAGACATCTGGCTCGTCGGCGGCGGCGGGAAGATCGCTGCCGCGCTCCTCGCCGAAATCGACCAGCTCGTCCTCAAGCAGAATCCATCCGTCATCGGGTCAGGAGTCCCGCTCTTCGACGGGCCATTCGCTCCGCACCACTTCCAGCCCGTGGATGAGATCCTGCTCGACGGGGACGTGCGCATCCTGACCTACAACCGCCGAGTGCAGGAGACAGGAGCTGACGGATGA
- a CDS encoding IS3 family transposase (programmed frameshift) — translation MGRPSKYPRELRERAVRMVAEVRPDYPSEYAAMAAVAGMLGIGSPETIRTWIRRREVDAGDRPGVTTDAQAEIKKLKRENAELRRANEILKAASNFLCGRTRPATPALVAFIEAHKDRRDGGLRWGVESICAVLTQHDVKIAPSTYYDARRRGPSPREVSDERWKPIILITWQKQRKLLGARKLWLRLRRDGHDIARCTVERLMRDLGIAGVIRGRRKRPVDADPRETRPADLVDRHFARFRTNQLWVADFTYVWTWSGWVYVAFVFDAHSRRILGWRAATSMTTPLVLDCLEMALWTRRREGVTGFAGLTHHTDAGSVYTSIAFTDRLIDEGIDPSVGSVGDAYDNSLAESQIGLYKSELIHHEGPWRDVDQVEVATADWVQWFNTERTHGSIDDLTPVELEQLDYAHTEPLERAG, via the exons ATGGGACGTCCCAGTAAGTATCCGCGTGAGCTTCGTGAGCGCGCTGTCCGTATGGTCGCCGAGGTGCGGCCCGATTATCCGAGCGAGTATGCCGCGATGGCGGCGGTGGCGGGGATGCTCGGTATCGGTTCGCCGGAGACGATCCGGACGTGGATTCGCCGGCGTGAGGTCGATGCCGGCGACCGGCCGGGTGTCACGACCGACGCGCAGGCCGAGATCAAGAAGCTGAAGCGGGAGAACGCCGAGTTGCGGCGGGCGAACGAGATATTGAAGGCGGCTTCGA ACTTTCTTTGCGGCCGAACTCGACCGGCCACACCTGCGTTAGTCGCCTTCATCGAGGCGCACAAGGACCGCCGTGATGGTGGGCTGCGATGGGGTGTCGAGTCGATCTGCGCCGTGCTCACCCAGCATGACGTGAAGATCGCCCCATCGACCTACTACGACGCGAGACGGCGCGGCCCCTCCCCCCGGGAGGTGTCGGACGAACGGTGGAAGCCGATCATCCTGATCACCTGGCAGAAGCAGCGAAAGCTCCTCGGCGCCCGGAAACTCTGGCTGAGGCTCCGTCGTGACGGGCACGATATCGCCCGCTGCACGGTCGAACGCCTCATGCGCGACCTCGGGATCGCCGGTGTGATTCGCGGGCGCCGGAAGCGCCCGGTCGATGCGGACCCGCGGGAGACCAGACCAGCTGATCTCGTCGACCGGCACTTCGCGAGATTCCGCACGAACCAGCTCTGGGTGGCGGACTTCACGTATGTCTGGACGTGGTCCGGGTGGGTCTACGTCGCGTTCGTGTTCGACGCGCACTCCCGCCGCATCCTCGGCTGGCGCGCCGCGACCTCGATGACGACCCCGCTCGTTCTGGACTGTCTCGAGATGGCGCTCTGGACCCGCCGGCGCGAAGGCGTCACCGGATTCGCCGGTCTCACCCATCACACCGACGCCGGGTCCGTCTACACGTCGATCGCGTTCACCGACCGGCTCATCGACGAGGGCATCGATCCCTCCGTCGGGTCCGTGGGCGACGCCTACGACAACTCCCTCGCGGAATCACAGATCGGACTTTACAAGTCCGAACTCATCCATCACGAGGGCCCCTGGCGCGACGTCGATCAGGTCGAAGTCGCGACCGCGGACTGGGTGCAGTGGTTCAACACCGAACGCACCCACGGCTCGATCGACGACCTGACACCCGTCGAGCTCGAACAGCTCGACTACGCTCACACAGAACCCCTCGAACGAGCGGGCTAA
- a CDS encoding HNH endonuclease: protein MTAILTLDLEDLDRYADALRAAAGAIVSGDLEGARSGIEPITFERWEGRLRYAAEAGPATDPAERRSRDVTDPMRAQVFLRDEMTCTYCGGRCVPRNVLVAFSDLFPDELPYHPNYRHGAIHPMYWALAPEADHKFAHARGGTGDIANLTTLHTMCNARKSDALVTDLPAVDRPEHVIGWDGLLAAYPRIIAMGDSHGRRHSAASYHDRWLRHFSRKPE, encoded by the coding sequence GTGACCGCCATCCTTACCCTCGACCTCGAGGACTTAGACAGATACGCCGACGCGCTCAGGGCAGCGGCGGGAGCGATCGTGAGCGGCGACCTCGAGGGCGCTCGGAGCGGCATCGAACCGATCACGTTCGAGCGTTGGGAAGGACGGCTTCGCTACGCAGCGGAAGCTGGACCAGCGACCGACCCCGCCGAACGCCGGTCTCGCGACGTCACCGATCCCATGCGCGCGCAGGTCTTCCTGCGTGATGAGATGACCTGCACGTATTGCGGTGGACGATGCGTCCCGCGGAACGTCCTCGTCGCGTTCAGCGACCTGTTCCCTGATGAGCTGCCGTACCACCCCAACTACCGTCACGGAGCGATCCACCCGATGTACTGGGCACTCGCTCCCGAAGCGGACCACAAGTTCGCCCACGCCCGCGGAGGCACCGGCGACATCGCGAACCTCACGACGCTCCACACCATGTGCAACGCCCGCAAATCCGACGCGCTCGTGACCGACCTGCCAGCGGTTGATCGGCCCGAGCACGTGATCGGATGGGACGGGCTTCTTGCGGCTTACCCGCGGATCATCGCCATGGGCGATTCCCACGGACGACGACACTCGGCTGCGAGCTACCACGACCGCTGGCTACGGCACTTCTCGCGGAAGCCTGAATAG
- a CDS encoding helix-turn-helix transcriptional regulator, which yields MLRAIADPTRRAVVERLAKSPAAVSDLLAMFSMALPSFLQHLRILENAGVVTSSKHGRVRTFALRPGGLDVLHLWLGEQRTPAETRADRLGIHLARTSNQGDKQ from the coding sequence GTGCTCCGTGCGATCGCCGATCCGACGCGGCGGGCAGTCGTCGAGCGTCTGGCGAAGTCGCCGGCTGCGGTGTCTGATCTGCTGGCCATGTTCTCGATGGCATTGCCGTCCTTTTTGCAGCACCTGCGGATTCTCGAAAACGCCGGAGTTGTGACGTCGAGCAAGCACGGCCGGGTCCGAACGTTCGCTTTGCGACCGGGAGGTCTGGACGTGCTGCATCTCTGGCTCGGGGAGCAGCGCACGCCCGCCGAGACACGCGCGGACCGTCTCGGCATCCACCTCGCCCGAACTAGCAAT
- a CDS encoding MFS transporter, translated as MTREKGNALPDLPASPVGDPPSRRHRIHPAWWVAAVAFLALLAAAGFRAAPGALMVPLNEEFGWSTTVMSLAVSVNLLLYGLTAPFAAALMDRFGVRQVVATALTLVAVGAGGSVLMTASWQLLIFWGVLIGLGTGSMALVFAATIANRWFIKRRGLVIGILSAGSATGQLIFLPPVAQLAETAGWRTASLLIAAVALAAVPVVWFVLRDYPEDRGVLPYGADPATHSAPIKATGNAARRALEGLAFASKRRSFWALAIAFAICGATTNGLIGIHFIPSAHDHGMATTTAAGLLAVVGIFDIAGTIASGWLTDKFDPRILLVAYYAFRGVGLVLLPWLLSDTVHPSMILFVVIYGLDWVATVPPTAVLCREIFGDRGTIVFGWVFAAHQVGAAGAALGAGIIRDSFGTYTYAWWGGAALCVIAAILSITVKRTPHLAPR; from the coding sequence ATGACTCGCGAGAAGGGCAACGCGCTGCCAGACCTGCCCGCCTCCCCCGTGGGCGACCCACCATCGCGACGTCATCGGATACATCCGGCGTGGTGGGTCGCGGCCGTCGCCTTCCTCGCACTGCTGGCCGCAGCCGGCTTCCGCGCAGCCCCCGGGGCCCTGATGGTGCCTCTCAACGAGGAGTTCGGCTGGTCGACGACCGTCATGTCTCTTGCCGTCAGCGTCAACCTTCTCCTCTACGGGTTGACCGCACCCTTCGCTGCCGCACTCATGGACCGCTTCGGAGTCCGGCAGGTCGTCGCGACTGCGCTCACCCTGGTTGCTGTCGGCGCCGGCGGGAGTGTGCTGATGACAGCCTCCTGGCAGCTGCTGATCTTCTGGGGCGTGCTCATCGGACTCGGCACCGGCTCCATGGCCCTCGTGTTCGCAGCCACCATCGCCAACCGGTGGTTCATCAAGCGGCGCGGACTTGTCATCGGCATCCTGAGTGCCGGATCGGCAACGGGTCAACTCATCTTCCTTCCCCCGGTCGCCCAACTTGCTGAGACCGCGGGATGGCGTACAGCGTCGCTTCTCATCGCCGCCGTCGCCCTGGCGGCCGTCCCCGTCGTCTGGTTCGTCCTGCGCGACTATCCCGAAGACAGAGGCGTACTCCCCTACGGCGCCGACCCGGCGACCCATAGTGCCCCCATCAAAGCGACCGGGAACGCCGCACGCCGTGCACTCGAGGGCCTCGCGTTCGCGTCGAAACGGCGATCCTTCTGGGCGCTCGCCATCGCGTTCGCGATCTGCGGAGCCACGACGAACGGCCTCATCGGCATCCACTTCATTCCCTCGGCCCACGACCATGGCATGGCCACCACCACCGCGGCGGGTCTCCTCGCCGTCGTCGGCATCTTCGACATCGCCGGAACTATTGCCTCAGGCTGGCTGACCGACAAGTTCGACCCTCGAATCCTCCTCGTCGCGTACTACGCCTTCCGCGGCGTCGGACTCGTCCTTCTGCCGTGGCTGCTCTCCGACACGGTGCACCCCAGCATGATCCTGTTCGTCGTGATCTATGGGCTCGACTGGGTCGCGACCGTCCCCCCGACGGCCGTCCTCTGCCGTGAGATCTTCGGCGACCGCGGGACCATCGTCTTCGGCTGGGTGTTCGCCGCCCACCAGGTCGGTGCTGCGGGCGCGGCACTCGGGGCCGGCATCATCCGCGACTCTTTCGGCACCTACACCTACGCCTGGTGGGGCGGCGCAGCGCTTTGCGTCATCGCCGCAATCCTCTCGATCACAGTGAAACGCACGCCGCACCTCGCCCCTCGGTGA
- a CDS encoding helix-turn-helix domain-containing protein, giving the protein MSMSVDLDRLRALLARGAESDDLDFKVTWDPQRKAELIELCKDIAAMESLSAGGYIVVGADDQGAPSGKFTPEPARDFDEQRVRSKIASVLGEPINLSAALHNIESNDFLLIGVGPNVDGIRIMSKDGEHESRTVWRAGDVFVRRGTSSVRWNQHEARGVIERVIAARKEEWRRDILETVRAASPTFEPGGFVNVNVEMPAASFSAAVRELIRRGDEVGLDLLLRKTISNAVEVVDTATGKDARAVASELGDQLDRLDIIAALSARYPAGATFARVIEGYREIYEAVDEDFVSQPRRFPLGHKEVLMHLYAVGAVLVQERQWQDLAILVRLTPISTHGGYWKSLLRKAEVMVARAELLKDDEGTRTGVIEAAKAVTAHLFELIGERPPRDLTNLLVEFDVYRGIANAGRDENDKLGAYTNFALYYSTRSEPAFLTVLDDPLARAALFDGTDVQLAAVYRHMNKAALREAFAYNGWDGFENPRLVSFAGISDN; this is encoded by the coding sequence ATGTCAATGAGCGTTGATCTTGACCGCCTCCGTGCGCTGCTTGCGCGCGGCGCAGAGTCCGACGACCTCGACTTCAAAGTCACCTGGGACCCGCAGCGCAAAGCCGAGCTCATCGAGCTGTGCAAGGACATCGCGGCCATGGAGTCCTTGTCTGCCGGTGGTTACATCGTCGTAGGCGCTGATGACCAGGGAGCGCCGAGCGGCAAGTTCACGCCCGAGCCGGCCCGCGACTTCGATGAGCAGCGCGTGCGATCGAAGATCGCCTCGGTGCTCGGCGAACCCATCAATTTGAGCGCTGCGCTCCACAACATCGAGTCGAACGACTTCCTGTTGATCGGTGTCGGCCCCAACGTGGACGGCATTCGAATCATGTCGAAAGACGGCGAACATGAGAGTAGGACCGTTTGGCGCGCCGGCGATGTGTTTGTGCGTCGAGGCACCTCGAGCGTTCGATGGAACCAACACGAGGCGCGCGGCGTCATCGAGCGAGTGATCGCAGCCCGCAAGGAGGAATGGCGACGGGACATTCTTGAGACTGTGCGTGCCGCATCCCCCACGTTTGAGCCCGGTGGGTTCGTTAACGTGAACGTCGAGATGCCAGCGGCATCGTTTAGTGCGGCAGTTAGAGAGTTGATCCGCCGTGGCGACGAAGTCGGTCTGGATCTCCTCCTGCGTAAGACGATCAGCAACGCCGTGGAGGTCGTTGATACTGCCACGGGGAAAGACGCTCGCGCCGTGGCGTCTGAGCTGGGCGATCAGCTCGACCGGCTAGACATCATCGCCGCGCTCTCCGCACGCTACCCAGCTGGAGCGACATTCGCCCGAGTGATCGAGGGCTACCGCGAAATCTACGAGGCGGTCGATGAAGACTTCGTCAGCCAGCCACGCCGGTTCCCGCTCGGCCATAAGGAGGTGCTTATGCACCTTTATGCTGTCGGTGCCGTTCTCGTGCAAGAAAGGCAGTGGCAGGACTTGGCGATCCTGGTCCGCCTGACTCCGATCAGCACGCACGGTGGCTACTGGAAGTCGTTGCTTCGGAAGGCTGAGGTCATGGTGGCTCGAGCGGAGCTGCTGAAGGACGATGAAGGCACGCGAACAGGCGTAATCGAGGCAGCAAAGGCCGTGACCGCCCACCTGTTTGAGCTCATCGGTGAGCGCCCACCTCGGGATCTGACGAATCTGCTCGTCGAGTTTGATGTCTATCGCGGCATCGCCAACGCCGGCCGAGACGAGAATGACAAGCTCGGCGCTTACACCAACTTCGCCCTCTACTACTCCACGCGGTCCGAGCCTGCCTTTCTCACGGTGCTGGACGATCCACTCGCCCGCGCCGCACTCTTTGATGGCACCGACGTCCAGCTCGCTGCGGTGTACCGCCACATGAATAAGGCGGCGCTGCGTGAGGCTTTCGCCTACAACGGCTGGGACGGGTTCGAGAATCCGCGCCTCGTTTCGTTCGCCGGCATCTCAGACAACTAG
- a CDS encoding GNAT family N-acetyltransferase: MTTAAKLSTTGLGASLVDRQPHSRMRVAISLIDLRASVICSTRPATIGSIANLGGVLIGIDDPKAPDVLALLEEHLRDMFASSPAESVHALDPEALTDPSITFWAARDAETGELLGVGALKQHDATMGELKSMRTSAAARGRGVASAVLAAILEECRARGVRELYLETGTQDYFAPARALYAKYGFRSRGPFADYTDDASSAYFELAL; the protein is encoded by the coding sequence GTGACGACTGCCGCAAAGCTGAGCACGACGGGTCTTGGCGCATCTTTGGTTGACCGGCAACCGCACTCGCGTATGAGAGTAGCAATCTCGTTGATAGACCTACGTGCGAGTGTCATCTGCTCGACGCGTCCCGCGACGATCGGCTCGATCGCTAATCTCGGAGGCGTGCTGATTGGGATTGATGATCCGAAGGCGCCGGACGTCCTCGCCCTGCTGGAGGAGCATCTGCGAGACATGTTCGCGTCATCGCCGGCGGAAAGCGTGCATGCGCTCGATCCCGAGGCGCTTACCGATCCAAGCATCACCTTCTGGGCCGCGCGCGACGCGGAGACCGGCGAACTTCTCGGTGTCGGAGCCTTGAAGCAGCACGACGCGACGATGGGTGAGCTGAAGTCGATGCGCACGAGCGCCGCAGCACGCGGTCGCGGTGTGGCAAGCGCAGTGCTGGCCGCGATCCTCGAGGAATGCCGGGCCCGGGGTGTGCGCGAGCTCTATCTCGAGACCGGAACGCAGGACTATTTCGCGCCTGCGCGCGCCCTTTATGCGAAATACGGATTCCGATCCCGTGGGCCGTTCGCCGACTACACCGACGACGCGAGCAGCGCCTACTTCGAACTCGCTCTTTAA
- a CDS encoding glutamate-cysteine ligase family protein, with protein sequence MGEEVTAQEFTGADRTHHREKIRRNLDVFARMLREAQFDTEDPLTGLELELNLIDDVGDPAMRNEEVLQAIADPSFVTELGRFNIELNLPPARLSEGGLATFESSLRTDLNTADARSSRVGAHLMMIGILPTLAEGHLSRSAITANPRYRLLSEQVLDARGEDITIDIAGRERLTTTADSIVPEAACTSVQFHIQTSPADFAAYWNASQAIAGVQLAVAANSPYLFGRELWRETRIPLFEQATDTRSNELKAQGVRPRVWFGERWITSVFDLFEENVRYFPALLPIVDDEDPLAVLDGGGVPSLAELRLHNGTVYRWNRPVYDIADGMPHLRVENRLLAAGPTVADTVANAAFYFGLTRALAESSRPVWSQMSFAAARENFQAAARDGVDAELFWPGAGKVRATDMILRTLLPLASQGLDAWGVPAADRDRYLGIIEQRCLTGVTGASWFVGKMNARDKMERFDALRATLLEYREAMHTNNPVHTWEG encoded by the coding sequence ATGGGCGAAGAGGTCACGGCACAGGAGTTCACCGGAGCGGACCGCACACACCATCGCGAGAAGATCCGCCGCAACCTCGACGTGTTCGCTCGGATGCTCCGCGAAGCGCAGTTCGACACCGAGGATCCATTGACGGGTCTCGAGCTCGAGCTCAATCTCATCGACGACGTCGGTGACCCGGCGATGCGCAACGAGGAGGTGCTGCAGGCGATCGCCGACCCGTCGTTCGTCACCGAGCTCGGTCGCTTCAACATTGAGCTCAACCTCCCGCCTGCACGTCTCAGCGAGGGCGGACTGGCAACCTTCGAAAGCTCGCTGCGTACCGATCTCAACACCGCCGATGCGCGGTCATCCCGCGTCGGGGCGCACCTGATGATGATCGGCATCCTCCCGACCCTCGCCGAAGGCCACCTGAGCCGCAGCGCCATCACCGCCAACCCCCGTTATCGTCTGCTCAGCGAGCAGGTGCTTGATGCCCGCGGCGAAGACATCACGATCGATATCGCGGGCCGCGAGCGCCTGACGACCACGGCGGATTCGATCGTCCCCGAGGCGGCGTGCACGAGCGTGCAGTTCCACATCCAGACCTCCCCTGCCGATTTCGCGGCGTACTGGAACGCCTCGCAAGCGATCGCCGGCGTACAGCTCGCCGTGGCGGCCAACTCGCCCTACCTGTTCGGCCGTGAGCTCTGGCGCGAAACCCGCATCCCGCTCTTCGAGCAGGCGACCGATACTCGCAGCAACGAGCTCAAGGCGCAGGGTGTGCGACCACGAGTCTGGTTCGGAGAGAGGTGGATCACCTCGGTGTTCGACCTCTTCGAGGAGAACGTGCGCTACTTCCCCGCACTGCTGCCGATCGTCGACGACGAAGACCCGCTCGCGGTGCTCGACGGAGGCGGAGTGCCGAGCCTTGCCGAGCTTCGGCTGCACAACGGCACCGTCTACCGCTGGAACCGGCCGGTCTACGACATCGCCGATGGGATGCCACATCTGCGCGTGGAGAACCGCTTGCTCGCCGCGGGCCCCACGGTCGCCGACACCGTCGCCAACGCCGCGTTCTACTTCGGACTCACGCGCGCGCTCGCGGAAAGTAGCCGGCCGGTGTGGTCTCAGATGTCGTTCGCCGCTGCCAGGGAGAACTTCCAGGCCGCCGCCCGCGACGGCGTCGACGCCGAGCTCTTCTGGCCCGGCGCGGGCAAGGTGCGCGCGACCGATATGATCCTGCGCACGCTCCTCCCACTCGCATCGCAAGGTCTGGACGCGTGGGGCGTGCCGGCCGCGGATCGGGATCGCTACCTTGGGATCATCGAGCAGCGATGTCTCACCGGGGTCACAGGCGCCAGCTGGTTCGTGGGAAAGATGAACGCCCGCGACAAGATGGAGCGCTTCGACGCGCTGCGCGCCACCCTGCTCGAGTACCGCGAGGCCATGCACACCAACAATCCGGTGCACACCTGGGAAGGATGA
- a CDS encoding metal-dependent hydrolase, which translates to MIPGTVVTYPDGETSSTGTVLQVTPLGDARSAVVLDLTAFHPVDTAWPDQPADRGSLRLADGTEVPIVDAVVGASEGGEFVFGADVPVRTGTEGWTFVVAHVIEGSVSVGEKVSVEADAAYRAALSRGHTACHLASLALDAALAGAWKKDAPLDALGMPAFDALAIQESRIHPDGSHDVYRIGKSLRRKGFDPAALDDLPALSSQIDALLAEWVAAGGDVRIDRDGGTLADRRTWVCTLPDAEARIPCGGTHVASLAELGSVGVELVASAVEGGIEVVMTTTATPAR; encoded by the coding sequence GTGATCCCCGGAACCGTTGTCACGTACCCCGACGGCGAGACGTCGTCGACGGGGACGGTGCTTCAGGTGACGCCTCTCGGCGATGCCCGGTCGGCTGTCGTGCTCGACCTGACCGCCTTCCATCCCGTGGACACGGCCTGGCCGGATCAGCCCGCCGACCGCGGGAGTCTGCGCCTCGCCGACGGCACCGAGGTGCCGATCGTCGACGCCGTCGTCGGTGCGAGTGAGGGCGGCGAGTTCGTCTTCGGGGCTGACGTGCCGGTGCGGACGGGCACGGAAGGCTGGACCTTCGTCGTCGCCCACGTCATCGAGGGATCGGTGTCGGTGGGGGAGAAGGTGTCGGTCGAAGCGGATGCCGCCTACCGTGCGGCCCTCTCGCGGGGCCACACCGCGTGCCACCTCGCGTCGCTCGCTCTGGATGCCGCGCTCGCGGGCGCCTGGAAGAAGGACGCGCCGCTGGATGCGCTCGGCATGCCGGCGTTCGACGCGCTCGCGATCCAAGAGTCGCGGATCCATCCCGACGGCTCGCACGACGTCTACCGCATCGGCAAGTCGCTCCGCCGCAAGGGGTTCGATCCCGCGGCGCTCGATGACCTGCCGGCCCTCTCGTCGCAGATCGACGCGCTCCTCGCGGAGTGGGTGGCCGCCGGGGGAGACGTGCGGATCGACCGCGACGGAGGCACGCTCGCCGACCGCAGGACGTGGGTCTGCACGCTGCCCGACGCGGAGGCCCGGATCCCGTGCGGCGGAACGCACGTCGCGTCGCTCGCAGAGCTCGGTTCGGTGGGCGTCGAGCTCGTGGCATCCGCTGTCGAGGGTGGCATCGAGGTCGTCATGACGACAACGGCGACACCGGCCCGCTGA
- a CDS encoding AAA family ATPase yields the protein MLVVISGLPGTGKTAVAAEVARGAVAVHLSIDTVEDALLGAGFPRSWTTGVAAYEAVRAAAEQNLHLRRTVVVDAVNDSEPARDTWRRAAAAAGVPLVFVLLTLDDTEEHRRRLEGRRRNLENVLEPSWDDVGSRRASFEPWPDVHLRVDASESIQHITSVIASQLNAPAEGSSPVDRGR from the coding sequence ATGCTTGTTGTGATCTCCGGACTGCCTGGCACGGGCAAGACCGCCGTTGCCGCCGAGGTTGCTCGCGGAGCCGTAGCTGTCCACCTTTCCATCGACACGGTGGAGGACGCGCTTCTCGGCGCCGGGTTTCCTCGTTCGTGGACGACGGGCGTCGCTGCATACGAAGCTGTGCGGGCCGCGGCGGAGCAGAACCTGCATCTCAGGCGCACCGTCGTGGTCGACGCCGTGAACGACAGCGAGCCCGCGCGCGACACGTGGCGTCGCGCCGCCGCGGCAGCGGGCGTCCCGCTGGTGTTCGTTCTCCTCACTCTGGATGACACGGAAGAGCATCGTCGTCGGTTGGAAGGGCGGCGTCGAAACCTCGAGAACGTGCTCGAGCCGAGCTGGGATGACGTAGGCAGCCGTCGCGCGTCCTTCGAGCCCTGGCCGGACGTGCACCTGCGGGTCGATGCGAGCGAGTCGATCCAGCACATCACGAGCGTCATTGCGTCGCAGCTGAACGCGCCCGCGGAGGGCTCATCGCCTGTCGATCGTGGGCGCTAA
- a CDS encoding NIPSNAP family protein, whose amino-acid sequence MITVHLRYEIDPDKLDDFTEYGRAWIHLVNRLGGTHHGYFMPSEGDSDEAFALFTFPSLAEYEIYRNASKTDPECQAAFELARTTGCIRRYERRFLSPVFA is encoded by the coding sequence ATGATCACTGTGCATCTCCGCTACGAGATCGACCCCGACAAGCTCGACGACTTCACCGAATACGGCCGAGCATGGATCCACCTCGTCAACAGGCTCGGCGGTACTCACCACGGGTACTTCATGCCGAGTGAAGGCGACAGCGACGAGGCGTTCGCGCTGTTCACCTTCCCGTCACTGGCGGAGTACGAGATCTACCGGAACGCCTCGAAGACGGACCCGGAGTGCCAGGCGGCTTTCGAACTCGCGCGCACGACGGGCTGCATACGTCGCTACGAGCGGCGGTTCCTCTCACCCGTGTTCGCTTAG
- a CDS encoding DUF6228 family protein, translating to MPEARIGGPSEYLLLTPPAPDAPTQAVAVLALSGLNAVIAIEEDFRGGLEGLRTFFGSMEKSWRGWRGTRNWESLEGELRLAATHQGSVIQLKVTIRRGLNQGNDGWTVEGDLILEPGEQLTRIAREVAAFGVRA from the coding sequence ATGCCAGAAGCGCGCATCGGAGGCCCGTCAGAGTACCTCCTCTTGACGCCACCCGCACCGGACGCCCCTACGCAAGCGGTCGCGGTGTTGGCCCTCAGCGGACTGAACGCAGTGATCGCGATTGAAGAGGATTTTCGGGGAGGCCTTGAGGGTCTCCGGACGTTCTTCGGCTCGATGGAGAAGTCCTGGCGTGGCTGGCGGGGAACGCGGAACTGGGAGTCGCTGGAAGGCGAGCTGCGTCTGGCCGCGACCCACCAGGGCAGTGTCATCCAGCTGAAGGTCACGATTCGACGAGGACTCAATCAGGGAAACGATGGCTGGACAGTTGAAGGCGACTTGATCCTCGAGCCGGGCGAGCAGCTGACGCGGATAGCGCGAGAAGTCGCCGCTTTCGGGGTCCGGGCGTAA